The sequence below is a genomic window from Deinococcus metalli.
TCAACGGCGCCCAGATTCACTACGTCTCCGAAGGCACCGGCACGCCCATCCTGCTGCTGCACGGCTACCCGCTCAGCGGGGAACTGTTCGCCCGCAACCGCGACGCCCTCACGGCCGCCGGGTACCGCGTGATCACCATCGACCACCGCGGGTACGGCCAGAGTGTCGCGCCCGC
It includes:
- a CDS encoding alpha/beta fold hydrolase, which codes for MKQYRMLALVAGLAAGSAHAGGAGMPMQQGMLNVNGAQIHYVSEGTGTPILLLHGYPLSGELFARNRDALTAAGYRVITIDHRGYGQSVAPA